A window from Gottschalkiaceae bacterium SANA encodes these proteins:
- the rbsR gene encoding ribose operon transcriptional repressor RbsR, with amino-acid sequence MRATIKDVAKLAGVSTASVSNVITRKKYVSPELIEKITKAMEELDYSPNTIARSLKVNRSFRFGLIVPDITNPFFGEIVKYAEKVANKENYHITLCDSDQSVEKERKIINTFIENGVDGIINVAPRMKDRELNKKRPVPMVIVDRPAFDTEKNIAFVFADNYEGGTQVAKRFIDQGFKKFLCMAGPVDIVPNAKKRLMGFQEFILDQGFSDSDLEILQCDFSFEAGYEVMKKYLENYKQDQQLAAFISSDIMAWGAMEAIRDMGLRVPADIAVIGYDNIFFSNFIHPRLTTIDNPTKSLGAMSTQLLLDAIEGKESLKGNYVVLNSKLVERQSDERLPF; translated from the coding sequence ATGAGAGCAACGATTAAAGATGTTGCAAAACTAGCAGGCGTTTCCACCGCTTCGGTATCAAATGTGATCACTCGGAAGAAATATGTTAGTCCAGAGTTGATTGAAAAGATCACCAAGGCAATGGAGGAACTTGATTATTCACCCAATACAATTGCCAGGAGCTTAAAAGTAAACCGAAGCTTTCGTTTTGGGCTAATTGTACCGGATATTACAAACCCTTTCTTTGGCGAGATTGTGAAATATGCTGAGAAGGTAGCCAATAAAGAAAATTATCATATCACCTTGTGTGATTCCGATCAAAGTGTTGAGAAGGAACGAAAAATCATCAATACATTTATTGAGAATGGCGTGGATGGAATTATCAATGTTGCTCCTAGAATGAAAGATCGAGAGTTGAACAAAAAACGTCCGGTCCCCATGGTGATTGTTGACCGGCCCGCATTTGATACAGAAAAGAATATTGCTTTTGTTTTTGCAGATAACTATGAGGGCGGAACTCAGGTTGCCAAGCGGTTTATCGATCAGGGGTTCAAGAAATTTCTTTGCATGGCTGGTCCAGTGGACATCGTTCCCAATGCGAAAAAAAGATTGATGGGCTTTCAGGAATTTATTCTAGATCAAGGATTTTCAGACTCGGATCTTGAAATACTTCAGTGTGATTTTTCCTTTGAAGCAGGTTATGAAGTGATGAAAAAGTATTTAGAAAATTATAAGCAGGATCAACAGTTAGCCGCCTTTATAAGCAGTGACATTATGGCATGGGGCGCCATGGAAGCCATAAGGGATATGGGACTTCGAGTTCCGGCAGATATTGCAGTGATCGGGTATGACAATATCTTCTTTTCTAATTTTATTCACCCGCGATTAACCACCATCGATAATCCAACCAAGTCGTTGGGCGCTATGTCCACACAATTGTTGTTGGATGCAATCGAAGGCAAGGAAAGCTTAAAGGGAAATTATGTAGTATTAAATTCGAAACTAGTAGAACGGCAATCGGACGAACGGCTGCCGTTTTAA
- a CDS encoding M20 family metallopeptidase, whose amino-acid sequence MQEIGERAQELFEELVEIRRDFHMHPEVSGKEYRTAKQIEKHLDALGIEHTRIADTGVVGIIQGKKAGIGKVIGMRADIDALPIQEVKKRDYHSLNDGVMHACGHDMHATILLGAAKILKERQEDFSGVIKLFFQPAEEAVGGAKRMIAAGCMENPKVDHVIGLHVEPHVDTGKIEMKYGVLTAITDKLLITVKGKSGHAAVPQLAIDPIAIAAQIVTALQMVVSRAVGPLDSAVLTIGSIHGGTAPNIIPDQVEMTGTLRTLSWETRSKAEKLMKDLSSSIAESFGASVDFELRAGYIGVVNDREVTDVIKGLASDLLGEENIGWVEFPSLGGEDFAYFAQAVPSSFYHLGCGNEAKGTRVSLHNKGFDADEDCIPIGVSLQVESALALMKK is encoded by the coding sequence ATGCAAGAAATAGGGGAAAGAGCGCAGGAACTCTTTGAGGAATTGGTGGAGATTCGACGGGATTTCCATATGCATCCGGAAGTGAGCGGCAAGGAGTATCGAACCGCAAAGCAGATTGAAAAGCATTTGGATGCTTTGGGCATTGAACATACCCGTATTGCGGATACGGGCGTTGTGGGGATCATTCAAGGCAAGAAGGCGGGTATCGGCAAGGTCATTGGTATGCGAGCGGATATCGACGCTCTGCCCATTCAGGAAGTAAAAAAACGAGACTACCATTCACTCAACGATGGGGTGATGCACGCCTGCGGCCATGATATGCATGCTACTATTCTTTTAGGTGCCGCCAAGATATTAAAAGAAAGACAAGAAGATTTTTCGGGCGTGATCAAGCTCTTCTTTCAACCTGCTGAAGAAGCGGTTGGTGGGGCGAAACGGATGATTGCTGCAGGATGTATGGAAAATCCCAAGGTTGATCATGTCATTGGATTGCATGTTGAGCCCCATGTTGATACGGGTAAAATTGAAATGAAATATGGTGTTTTAACAGCGATCACCGACAAGTTGTTGATTACAGTAAAAGGCAAATCCGGTCACGCTGCTGTTCCGCAACTGGCGATTGATCCTATTGCGATTGCCGCACAGATTGTGACGGCCTTGCAAATGGTGGTGAGTCGAGCGGTGGGGCCATTGGATTCCGCGGTGTTAACCATTGGCTCCATTCACGGGGGAACGGCACCAAATATTATTCCGGACCAGGTGGAGATGACGGGCACCTTGCGCACCCTGAGTTGGGAAACTAGAAGCAAGGCGGAAAAGCTAATGAAGGATTTATCATCCTCCATTGCGGAAAGCTTTGGAGCAAGTGTTGATTTTGAGCTTAGAGCGGGTTATATCGGCGTGGTTAACGACCGAGAAGTTACGGATGTCATTAAGGGTCTTGCAAGTGATCTCTTAGGCGAAGAGAATATTGGATGGGTAGAATTTCCCAGTTTGGGAGGCGAAGACTTCGCTTATTTTGCCCAAGCAGTTCCATCATCCTTCTATCATCTGGGTTGCGGAAACGAAGCCAAGGGGACAAGGGTTTCTCTTCACAACAAGGGCTTTGATGCCGATGAGGACTGTATCCCGATTGGGGTTTCCTTGCAAGTGGAAAGTGCTTTGGCACTAATGAAAAAGTAG
- a CDS encoding amidohydrolase, with the protein MMLLIKNGKVITATDRKYEKGCVLIEGSKIRAVGAEIEAPVGADVIDAQGAWILPGLVDAHCHVGIVETGVGFAGLDVNEKTDPVTPHLRGIDGINALDPAFRDAVEGGVTSLASGPGSTNTIGGQFCVIKTHGDSIDEMIVKAPLAMKCAFGENIKRTYGDKGKSPMTRMGNAAVLRETLLKTCEYEERIRYAGDDPLKRPPINFKLEAMLPVIRRQIPLKIHAHRADDILTAIRIAKEFDCKLTLEHCTEGHLIARHIAAAGVAAITGPSFGFQGKMEVVNKSFDTPMVLQEAGVLVAIMTDHPVTPIQRLNMMAGMAVKAGATFDDAIKMITINPAKILELDDRIGSLEAGKDADVVVWSGNPLEMSSEPLLTIIDGQVVYEKGGEACKK; encoded by the coding sequence GTGATGTTGTTGATTAAAAATGGAAAAGTCATAACGGCTACAGATAGAAAGTATGAAAAGGGTTGCGTATTGATTGAAGGGTCGAAGATTAGAGCTGTTGGGGCAGAGATTGAAGCACCGGTTGGAGCCGATGTAATTGATGCCCAGGGTGCCTGGATCTTACCGGGTTTGGTCGATGCGCACTGCCATGTGGGTATTGTTGAGACGGGTGTCGGCTTTGCAGGGCTGGATGTCAATGAGAAGACTGACCCGGTGACTCCGCATTTGCGAGGAATCGATGGAATCAATGCTTTGGATCCAGCTTTCCGTGATGCCGTAGAGGGTGGAGTGACTAGTCTTGCTTCTGGCCCTGGATCTACCAATACCATCGGTGGTCAATTTTGTGTGATTAAGACCCATGGAGATTCGATTGACGAGATGATCGTCAAGGCTCCCTTGGCCATGAAGTGCGCCTTTGGAGAAAATATTAAGCGCACCTATGGTGACAAGGGCAAGAGCCCCATGACAAGGATGGGGAATGCCGCCGTGTTGAGGGAAACCCTGTTGAAGACATGTGAGTACGAAGAACGAATCCGATATGCAGGTGACGATCCCTTAAAGCGACCGCCGATTAATTTTAAATTAGAGGCCATGTTGCCTGTGATTCGTCGCCAGATTCCATTGAAGATTCATGCCCATCGTGCGGACGATATTTTAACAGCGATTCGCATTGCCAAGGAATTTGATTGCAAGTTGACCCTGGAACACTGCACAGAGGGCCATTTAATCGCTCGACATATTGCAGCAGCCGGCGTGGCGGCGATTACCGGGCCAAGCTTTGGATTCCAAGGCAAGATGGAGGTTGTCAATAAAAGTTTTGATACGCCCATGGTTCTTCAAGAGGCAGGGGTCTTGGTGGCGATTATGACAGACCATCCAGTTACGCCCATTCAGCGGTTGAACATGATGGCTGGCATGGCGGTAAAGGCTGGCGCTACTTTTGATGACGCCATAAAAATGATTACGATTAACCCGGCAAAAATTTTGGAATTGGATGATCGCATTGGTAGTTTGGAAGCCGGCAAAGATGCGGATGTGGTTGTGTGGAGTGGAAATCCTTTGGAAATGTCATCGGAGCCTCTGTTGACCATCATTGATGGTCAAGTGGTGTACGAAAAAGGAGGAGAAGCATGCAAGAAATAG
- a CDS encoding ABC transporter ATP-binding protein, whose translation MSKPLIEVTNLKKYFPIHGGVFSKKVGDVKAVDDITFSIGEGEIFGLVGESGCGKSSAGRAISNLYKPTAGKVVFDGQVIFDVDKKYFIEKKKMQEMRRNIQMIFQDPFASLDPRMSIGAIVSEGLIKHKIMGKEEALERTKELLEICGLDKSNVTKYPHEFSGGQRQRIGIARSLALNPKFIIADEPTAALDVSIQAQVLTLMQELKESMGLTYLFISHDLSLVRYFCDRLGIMYLGSFVEIGTSEQLFSNTMHPYSQALLSAVPRSHPSEVKDRIILEGDVPSPSNPPKGCKFHTRCPQAMPICSQVAPVMVEVEPGHTVWCHLVK comes from the coding sequence ATGAGCAAACCATTGATTGAAGTCACCAATCTTAAAAAATATTTCCCGATTCACGGTGGCGTTTTTTCAAAGAAAGTTGGCGATGTGAAGGCTGTGGATGACATCACCTTTTCCATTGGCGAGGGAGAAATTTTTGGCCTAGTCGGTGAATCCGGATGCGGCAAGTCTTCGGCGGGTCGTGCGATTTCCAATCTCTACAAGCCAACTGCTGGCAAGGTAGTCTTTGACGGTCAAGTGATTTTTGATGTTGATAAGAAATACTTTATCGAAAAGAAAAAGATGCAAGAGATGCGACGAAATATTCAGATGATCTTTCAAGATCCCTTTGCTTCTTTGGATCCCCGCATGAGTATTGGCGCCATCGTATCGGAAGGCTTGATCAAACATAAGATTATGGGAAAAGAAGAAGCCTTGGAGCGAACCAAAGAACTCTTGGAAATCTGCGGATTGGACAAGAGTAATGTGACCAAGTACCCCCATGAGTTTTCGGGTGGCCAGCGACAGCGGATTGGCATTGCCAGATCCTTGGCCTTGAACCCTAAGTTTATTATTGCAGACGAGCCGACGGCGGCCTTGGATGTTTCCATTCAAGCCCAAGTGTTGACACTGATGCAAGAACTGAAAGAAAGCATGGGACTCACCTACTTGTTTATTTCTCACGACTTGAGTCTGGTTCGTTATTTTTGCGACCGTTTGGGGATTATGTATCTGGGCTCCTTTGTGGAAATCGGAACGTCGGAACAGCTTTTTAGCAATACCATGCATCCTTATTCCCAAGCTCTTCTCTCTGCGGTTCCGCGGTCTCATCCGTCGGAAGTCAAGGATCGGATTATATTGGAAGGCGATGTGCCGAGTCCGTCGAATCCACCAAAGGGTTGCAAATTCCATACAAGATGCCCACAAGCCATGCCGATTTGTTCACAAGTGGCTCCGGTCATGGTGGAAGTGGAGCCTGGGCATACGGTGTGGTGTCATTTGGTGAAGTAA
- a CDS encoding ABC transporter ATP-binding protein → MSEILLEMKDLTTSFQTSEGKLTAVQHVDITIRKGKVLGVVGESGCGKSVTSLSIMRLLPKNQGFIDTGQVLFEGKDLVQLDELDMQKVRGNDIAMIFQEPMTALNPVFTIGNQIGESLATHRGLKGEENRKVCVELLKKVKIPRAEQVINEYPHQLSGGMRQRVMIAMALSCGPKLLIADEPTTALDVTIQAQVLDLMRNLTKESDMSVMFITHDLGVIAEMADDVAVMYAGRIVEEADAVTLFDEMKHPYTRGLFSSRVMNVKKGQSLQCIQGMVPPLNNLPKGCAFAPRCKHCMPICQEQMPDLIDLAPNHKVRCWLYDERRENNEQTID, encoded by the coding sequence ATGTCTGAAATTTTATTAGAAATGAAGGATCTGACAACCTCATTTCAAACGTCTGAAGGAAAATTGACAGCGGTTCAGCATGTCGATATTACCATTAGAAAGGGAAAAGTCCTGGGCGTGGTAGGCGAATCGGGTTGTGGCAAGAGTGTAACCAGCCTTTCCATTATGCGCTTGCTTCCCAAGAATCAGGGATTTATCGATACGGGTCAAGTGCTCTTTGAGGGAAAAGACCTGGTTCAGTTGGATGAACTTGATATGCAAAAAGTAAGAGGCAACGACATTGCTATGATTTTTCAGGAACCTATGACGGCTTTGAATCCCGTATTCACCATAGGCAACCAGATTGGAGAATCGCTAGCGACTCACCGGGGATTGAAGGGTGAAGAAAATCGAAAGGTATGTGTTGAGCTTTTAAAAAAGGTGAAAATTCCCAGAGCAGAACAGGTGATTAACGAGTACCCTCACCAGTTGAGTGGTGGCATGCGGCAGCGTGTCATGATTGCTATGGCTTTAAGCTGTGGTCCAAAACTCTTGATTGCTGATGAGCCAACAACGGCGCTGGATGTAACCATTCAAGCGCAGGTTCTGGATTTGATGAGAAATTTGACCAAGGAATCTGATATGTCTGTGATGTTCATTACCCATGATTTGGGCGTAATTGCCGAAATGGCGGATGACGTTGCGGTTATGTATGCGGGAAGAATTGTGGAAGAAGCGGACGCGGTGACTCTCTTTGACGAGATGAAGCATCCCTATACGAGGGGATTGTTTTCTTCTCGGGTGATGAATGTAAAAAAAGGCCAATCTCTTCAATGCATTCAGGGCATGGTTCCACCCTTAAACAATTTGCCAAAGGGTTGTGCGTTTGCACCGAGGTGCAAGCATTGCATGCCGATTTGCCAAGAACAAATGCCAGACTTGATAGATCTTGCACCCAATCACAAGGTGCGTTGTTGGCTATATGACGAGAGGAGGGAAAACAATGAGCAAACCATTGATTGA
- a CDS encoding ABC transporter permease has translation MSTQELDAKSLSPMGIVYKRLRRNKMAVAALFILILLTLIAIFAPLLTPYDRDQIDMANSYQKPSAEHWLGTDDLGRDTFTRLVYGGRVSLSVGLVSTAISLIIGVLLGAIAGYNGGWIDNLIMRIVDVFMCFPFFVIAIAIAAVLGPSIYNVMLISGVLSWTKIARIVRAEVMAIKGREFIEAAISLGLEAREIIIKHILPNVLAPIIVYATLGIAVGILSEAGLSFLGLGVKQPQPSWGNMLAAAQSLRSLRLHWWLWIPPGMMVLMTILSINILGDGLRDAFDPKLKR, from the coding sequence GGGGATTGTCTATAAAAGACTTAGACGAAATAAAATGGCAGTTGCTGCCTTGTTCATCTTAATACTGTTAACGCTCATTGCAATTTTTGCACCCCTGTTGACGCCCTATGATCGGGATCAAATCGATATGGCTAACAGCTATCAAAAACCGAGCGCGGAACATTGGCTGGGAACCGATGACTTGGGACGTGACACCTTTACTCGCCTGGTCTATGGAGGACGGGTTTCTTTGAGTGTCGGTCTCGTATCAACGGCCATCTCCCTGATCATTGGTGTTTTATTGGGGGCAATTGCCGGCTATAATGGGGGTTGGATCGACAATTTGATTATGCGGATTGTGGATGTTTTTATGTGCTTCCCCTTCTTTGTCATTGCTATTGCTATTGCAGCGGTGCTGGGGCCGAGTATCTATAATGTTATGTTGATCTCGGGGGTTTTAAGTTGGACCAAGATTGCCCGCATCGTGCGGGCGGAAGTGATGGCGATCAAGGGACGAGAGTTTATTGAAGCGGCCATCTCCTTGGGTTTGGAAGCGCGTGAGATTATTATCAAACATATCTTGCCCAATGTTTTGGCGCCGATCATCGTCTATGCGACATTGGGAATTGCAGTTGGAATTCTTTCTGAAGCAGGCTTGAGTTTTCTTGGATTGGGTGTCAAGCAACCACAGCCAAGCTGGGGAAATATGCTGGCGGCAGCACAGAGCCTGAGATCGCTCAGACTTCATTGGTGGTTATGGATTCCGCCTGGAATGATGGTTCTTATGACCATTTTATCCATTAATATTCTTGGCGATGGGCTTCGGGATGCATTTGATCCGAAATTGAAACGATAG